The Podospora pseudopauciseta strain CBS 411.78 chromosome 2 map unlocalized CBS411.78m_2, whole genome shotgun sequence genome has a window encoding:
- the SEC8 gene encoding exocyst subunit (EggNog:ENOG503NURI; COG:U): MANRYGQSYRNGGNYGGGGGGGGGGGGYGNLSRQDEEYDPYGEGYGSDRFAPPPRQAVNQSAAPNSNSDSVQSRSRQPPPPSLRNGPPPRSAQRNERAMQRSAPETNAEREMGRVLELIKQEWPAMLENDCIPVQLALQLLDTSSVGRAHEYRNFRQTHQYLQDSLKKIVHEYHQGFNSSIGTFHKIQGSIQASQKKVRSLKESLATSKTALCATDPELKKLHATSRMYDDVLQTLNELDDLRTVPDQLEARISEKRFLTAVEVLQNALRKLTKPELDGIGALSDLRSYLGNQETALMEILVEELHEHLYLKSPYCQERWQNLTKHHGAMNEVFQDTSNLAPFHIIFESIDWDRSVAEDPQKNPEADTFYYITLLVESLNRLGRLETAVDMLKQRLPVELFAVVNETINDIDQKHPSSLRGGSNGSNGLHIYGQRETQMRADVIYDLLWTLYGKFEAIAEGHRVFHESIKSLIRREGAGNNIALLGSFKELWNLYQNEIRSLLHNYVTTDADVYQFRSSPRPGGGLNGHMDAREHLFKFSEADAKSAEMTAEYEALDNIIQNAVPGLTSNSGKNSKKSALVVPRSDAAATRKSLGAGYGREQSSGTYKSLVEPSVFNMSLLLPPTLVFLQRLKSIVPPGSDLATSTLTSFLDNFLVNVFQPQLDETLGKLSDTVFGEADAFLQDSEWAHVAKRPIFKGTTAFFTVITAFCRMLGTIPHDQALSSLIITQMLRYYDRCFNWYKALVTKTQEEASTSEELRASAVMALEPSEIHDTVMSLWKAETSGATEEFEELLRKEAGLLIAKTNEQKLEASDIIQDRDTISSLCLLYTSMKWLTVKVMGLRHITKNENDTSTKPSAATLPKPEKKRWTLLNDPNKATAEEGPVYLPMTQETVQSFDSILTSYEELASIALRTLHMEVRCRIVHSLSLALSPTITAPYTLDQIVTEPDQEILSLNAEMVAYDETTTRYLREREVLFIRRGLGLLINAYLIKIAPVVSHPMNLNGCGRMKLNVRVLQQNLKNIEEGVDLGRAMGYFELFEKGPDAIVERAKQDAGRQQGGGSSEEGGKKGEGYSYDELKALLELCYSEQLADRERGVAAQAKRQLGERLLGLSEYMWQQ, from the exons ATGGCCAACCGTTATGGCCAGTCGTACCGCAACGGCGGCAACtatggaggtggtggtggaggaggaggaggaggaggaggttacGGCAATCTCAGTCGCCAGGACGAAGAGTATGACCCATACGGAGAGGGATATGGCAGCGACCGGTTCGCGCCGCCACCACGTCAGGCGGTGAACCAAAGCGCAGCTCCAAACTCAAATTCAGACTCGGTCCAGTCTCGCTCCCgacaaccacctccgccctcaCTCCGTAAtgggccaccaccacgatcTGCCCAGCGCAACGAACGCGCCATGCAGCGATCCGCCCCAGAGACCAACGCCGAGCgcgagatggggagggtgctcgAGCTGATCAAGCAGGAATGGCCAGCCATGCTGGAGAACGACTGCATCCCCGTACAGCTGGCACTACAGCTGCTCGACACCAGCTCGGTCGGCCGCGCCCACGAATATCGCAACTTTCGCCAAACGCACCAGTATCTGCAAGACTCGCTCAAGAAGATTGTCCACGAGTACCACCAGGGCTTCAACAGCTCCATCGGAACCTTCCACAAGATTCAGGGCAGCATCCAGGCCTCGCAGAAAAAGGTGCGCTCCTTGAAGGAGTCTCTAGCCACATCAAAAACGGCTCTATGTGCGACAGACCCGGAACTGAAAAAGCTACACGCGACATCTCGCATGTATGACGATGTGCTACAGACATTAAACGAGCTAGATGATTTGCGTACGGTACCGGATCAGTTGGAAGCCAGAATATCCGAGAAGCGCTTCCTCACGGCCGTCGAAGTGTTGCAAAATGCGTTGCGCAAACTAACGAAACCAGAATTGGACGGGATTGGGGCGCTGAGTGACTTGCGCAGCTATCTTGGCAACCAGGAGACGGCACTGATGGAAATCTTGGTCGAGGAACTGCACGAACATCTCTACTTGAAATCCCCCTACTGCCAGGAGCGGTGGCAGAATCTCACCAAACATCATGGAGCTATGAACGAGGTATTCCAGGATACTTCCAATCTTGCCCCATTTCATATCATTTTCGAGTCCATCGATTGGGACCGGTCTGTGGCTGAGGATCCCCAAAAGAATCCCGAGGCCGATACTTTCTACTATATTACGCTCTTGGTTGAATCTTTGAACAGATTGGGCAGGTTAGAAACTGCCGTCGATATGTTGAAGCAACGACTGCCTGTTGAGCTCTTTGCTGTTGTCAACGAGACGATCAACGATATTGACCAGAAGCATCCTAGCTCATTACGTGGTGGATCGAACGGCTCTAACGGGTTACATATATATGGCCAGCGGGAGACCCAGATGAGGGCAGATGTCATCTATGACCTGCTCTGGACTCTCTATGGCAAATTCGAGGCGATCGCCGAAGGCCACCGTGTGTTCCACGAGTCGATCAAGTCCCTCATCCGACGTGAGGGAGCCGGCAACAATATTGCTCTTCTGGGAAGTTTCAAGGAACTGTGGAATCTCTACCAGAACGAAATCCGCTCGCTGTTACACAACTATGTCACTACCGACGCTGATGTGTACCAGTTCCGCTCGTCACCGAGACCAGGCGGTGGTTTGAATGGCCATATGGACGCCAGGGAACACCTCTTCAAGTTCTCGGAAGCGGACGCTAAGTCGGCGGAGATGACGGCCGAGTATGAAGCACTGGATAATATTATTCAGAATGCTGTCCCTGGTTTGACTTCCAATTCTGGAAAAAACAGCAAGAAGTCCGCATTGGTGGTGCCACGGTCGGATGCTGCGGCGACAAGGAAGAGCTTGGGGGCTGGGTATGGCAGAGAGCAGAGCAGTGGGACATACAAGTCGCTTGTTGAGCCGAGTGTCTTCAACATGAGCCTACTGTTGCCACCGACGCTTGTCTTTTTGCAGCGTCTGAAAAGCATCGTACCCCCTGGATCTGACCTGGCGACGAGCACGTTGACGTCTTTTCTGGACAACTTCCTTGTCAACGTATTCCAGCCTCAACTTGATGAGACTCTTGGCAAGCTCAGTGATACCGTCTTTGGGGAGGCGGATGCTTTCTTGCAAGACTCGGAATGGGCCCATGTCGCCAAGAGACCTATTTTCAAGGGGACAACCGCCTTCTTTACGGTCATCACAGCCTTCTGCCGCATGCTGGGTACGATCCCACATGATCAGGCTCTCAGCTCACTGATCATCACTCAGATGTTGAGATACTACGACCGCTGCTTCAACTGGTACAAAGCTCTCGTCACCAaaacccaagaagaagcatcCACTTCCGAAGAACTCCGTGCCTCGGCAGTCATGGCACTGGAACCTAGTGAGATTCACGACACGGTGATGAGCCTCTGGAAGGCAGAGACTTCGGGAGCAACAGAAGAGTTCGAGGAGCTTCTCCGGAAAGAAGCGGGCTTGTTGATTGCTAAAACGAACGAACAAAAGCTGGAGGCAAGCGATATCATCCAGGACAGGGATACGATCTCGTCGCTGTGCCTGCTGTACACGAGCATGAAGTGGCTCACGGTTAAGGTTATGGGCCTGCGGCACATCACGAAGAACGAGAACGACACGTCGACCAAGCCGTCGGCGGCGACGCTGCCGAagccggagaagaagaggtggacGTTGCTGAATGACCCTAATAAGGCcacggcggaggaggggccgGTGTACCTGCCTATGACGCAGGAGACGGTGCA ATCCTTCGACAGCATCCTAACTTCCTACGAGGAACTCGCCTCCATAGCCCTCCGCACCCTTCACATGGAGGTCCGCTGTCGGATCgtccactccctctccctcgccctttCCCCTACCATCACAGCACCCTACACCCTCGACCAAATCGTCACGGAACCCGACCAAGAAATCTTGTCCCTCAACGCGGAGATGGTCGCCTACGAtgaaaccaccacccggtATCTCCGCGAACGAGAAGTCCTCTTTATCCGCCGTGGACTAGGTCTGTTGATAAACGCCTATCTCATCAAGATCGCGCCCGTGGTATCCCACCCGATGAACCTCAACGGCTGTGGGAGGATGAAACTGAACGTGAGGGTGTTGCAGCAGAACCTGAAGAACATTGAGGAAGGTGTGGACTTGGGGAGGGCGATGGGGTATTTTGAGTTGTTTGAGAAGGGGCCGGATGCGATTGTTGAGCGGGCGAAGCAGGATGCTGGGCGGCAgcaggggggggggagtagcgaggagggggggaagaagggggaggggtataGCTATGATGAGCTGAAGGCGCTGCTGGAGCTGTGCTATAGTGAGCAGCTGGCTGAtcgggagaggggggtggcggCGCAGGCGAAGAGGCagttgggggagaggttgttggggttgagtgAGTATATGTGGCAGCAATAG
- the RAI1 gene encoding decapping endonuclease targeting mRNA (EggNog:ENOG503NUVB; COG:K) has translation MAQNSNVARFPIDVIRLTAATTQAPVKRPREFTCFSYDKNHNLRLDDSSIKWYYPPQPPALPANLSAGFDKFDKHDSQDEHLDSLLTAIAHHEQQTNQPIDAKFVTWRGMMTKFLIAPYPYDDDDGFEMNATLFQDCIFIEENWVFAAEKKAKQNSGWKGPISQEEMTFWGYKFETLATIPRPWAETSREVIENRGDEVVSNKEQYCSVVRSEIGGKVLCFGGEVDAIWDMKPKEPGAKINWVELKTSKVIQSPRDKFQFNKKLMKFWAQSFLLGVPKIVVGWRDKKGMLVSYEEYETKEIDERVRRERDGGQWPWMPWVCVNFASEILDWIQQVIKADPQQSGVWRIRFDAKSKVVELFKVEETGHGRILTDEFVNWRTRLASSNQPQDG, from the exons ATGGCACAAAACAGCAATGTAGCTCGATTCCCCATCGATGTCATCCGCCTCACAGCAGCCACCACACAAGCACCCGTTAAGAGACCCAGA GAATTCACCTGCTTCTCCTACGACAAGAACCACAACCTCCGCCTCGACGACTCCTCTATCAAATGGTACTacccacctcaaccccccgccctccccgccaacctctccgccgGCTTCGACAAGTTCGACAAGCACGACAGCCAAGACGAGCACCTCGACAGCCTCCTCACAGCCATCGCCCACCACGAGCAGCAAACCAACCAGCCCATCGATGCCAAGTTTGTCACCTGGCGAGGCATGATGACCAAATTCCTGATCGCCCCCTATCCGtatgacgacgacgacggcttCGAAATGAACGCCACGCTCTTCCAAGACTGTATCTTCATCGAAGAGAACTGGGTTTTTGCTGCCGAAAAGAAAGCCAAGCAGAATTCAGGGTGGAAAGGTCCAATATCACAGGAAGAAATGACGTTTTGGGGTTACAAGTTTGAGACGCTGGCTACGATACCGCGGCCGTGGGCGGAGACGTCCAGGGAGGTGATTGAGAATAGGGGCGATGAGGTGGTGAGCAACAAGGAACAGTATTGCTCTGTTGTGAGGTCAGAGATAGGAGGGAAGGTTCtctgttttgggggggaggtggatgctATATGGGATATGAAGCCAAAGGAGCCGGGGGCTAAGATCAACTGGGTTGAGCTGAAGACGTCCAAAGTCATCCAGAGCCCGAGGGATAAGTTCCAATTCAACAAGAAACTGATGAAGTTTTGGGCGCAGTCGTTTTTGCTGGGGGTGCCGAagattgttgttggttggaggGATAAGAAGGGGATGTTGGTTTCGTACGAAGAGTATGAGACGAAGGAGATTGatgagagggtgaggagggagagggatggCGGGCAGTGGCCGTGGATGCCATGGGTGTGCGTCAATTTTGCGTCGGAGATATTGGATT GGATCCAACAAGTAATCAAGGCCGACCCTCAACAGTCAGGAGTGTGGAGGATTCGATTCGATGCGAAGTCAAAGGTTGTCGAGTTGTTCAAGGTCGAAGAGACGGGTCATGGAAGAATTTTAACGGATGAGTTTGTGAACTGGAGGACAAGACTTGCGTCAAGTAATCAGCCCCAAGATGGGTAG